TTGGCGGCAAGCTCTACGCGATGTTGGCAGAAAAACTACGGCTCTTCTTGCCCACTTCACTGCTCAGCAAGAGCCGGCGGAATAACCAATAAAAAGGAGAACCGACCAATGGCACAACTCGGCATAGTGATCGGCTGGATATTGACCATCTTCCTCGGCGTGCTCGGAGGAATCATCCTGTGGCTGATCCTCATCGGCAAGATCGACCTCACGGGGTTGATTAGCGAGCCGGACGGTGAAGCCAGCCTCTCGCGTTTCCAGTTTCTGGTTTTCACCTTCGTCATTGCCTTGACGCTGTTTTACCTGATCGTCAATCAGGTGCCGCCGGGCTATCCGACCATCCCCAGCCAGATTCTGGCGCTGCTGGGCATCAGTGGCGGCTCGTACGTCGTCTCCAAAGGCATTCAATCGAGTCGCGACATCGGCATGACACAGGCGATTCAAGGCACCGGCGATGGCACTGCGCCGCCGCCGACGACAACCACGACAACCACGACAACGACACCAGCGACACCGCCAACAACCACAACAACGCCGCCGCCGACAACAAAGACGACGCCCACCGAGGGGGTCTAAGCGGGCGGGACACGCGCTTTTTCGCCGCCGCCGGATCAGGCATGCTTAAGCTGATGCAGAGACCAGGCGAGCGGCTGATCATCTTCACGCGCTACCCCGAGCCGGGGCGCGCGAAGACGCGCCTGATCCCGGCGCTCGGCGCAGAGGGCGCGGCTGATCTCCACCGCCGCTTAACGGAACGAACCCTCGCCACCGCGCGCCGGCTTGCGACGCTGAGAAGACTCACGCTCGAAGTCCGCTACGCCGGTGGCGATGCCGCACTGATGCGGCAATGGCTCGGCGGCGGCCCGCACCTGCGCGCTCAGGGCGATGGCGACCTCGGCGCACGCATGCGCGAAGCCTTTCGCGAGGCATTTGAAGAAGGCTGTTATGGAGTGGTGCTGATCGGCACGGATTGTCCGGATATCGCGCCGGCAACCCTCTTGTCGGCGTTCACAGCGCTCGGCGACAACGAGTTAGTGATGGGCCCGGCGCGCGACGGCGGCTATTACCTGATCGGCCTGCGTCGCGCCATTCCGCAACTGTTTGAAGGCATCAATTGGGGAACCGACACTGTTTTGCGTCATACCTTACAGATCGCCGCGCGCCTCGATCTGCGCTACCGCTTGCTTGAGCAATTAGATGACATAGACCGACCGGAAGACCTGCGTGGATAGCGAGCCTTCGCTTGCGCGAGCGCGCCATCTCCGCTACTATTTTTCATTCAGCGCCAGAGGCCATTCGCCTCCATGCGGCTTTGATTTTTGACTCGTTCGTCTAGGGGCCTAGGACACCGCCCTTTCACGGCGGCAACACGGGTTCAAATCCCGTACGAGTCATCCTTTAATTACTAGCACTTACAGCCGCGCCAGAGGCTAATGCTTTTGGCGCGGCAACGTTTTCATCAAAGCCGCGCTTGTCGGCGGAGGAGTCACTCATTATTCGGCTGATACGAGCCCATCCATAAGGGGTCAATTAAGAACCTGTCTCGCGATTGCTGTATTGGAAATAAAGTCATCCTCGCCCGATTGAAACCTGACATCGGGAGAGGTTGTTTGCGACGCACTTGATAAAGCCGTGGCCGCCAAGTCTGCGGCTCTTTCTATGAGCTTCAAGTGATCCGCAGAATACTGATCGAGCGTGGATGAGTAAAGCGAGACAGCGCCATAGATTTGATTCTTCTTTATCATCGGGTAAGCAGCCAGAGTGCGGTAGCTGCAAACCTCGACCGGCAGCGTGCCTCGAAAATCGAGCTTCGGGTCTACGTTGCAGAATGGCTTGCCGTTGGCCGTCACCCAGCCCGTTACCCCTTCGCCCAGCGCTCTAGTATGTCCTTCGAGCAGATGAGCCTGGTGTCCTCTTGCATGTACGACCGTGTTGTCGCCTGTCCCAGGGATTACGAGCGTCACCGCACATAGGTCGTACGGAGCCAGAGCCAGAAGTTTTTCCGTCAACGCGGAGAATATCTCCTTTTGGCCGCGGGCCGCGAACAGCGATTCTGCAAGTTCGCAGAGGACGTCCGTGACATCTTGAACGCGCGCTGTTGGGTCTGGTTGGTTATTCTCTTCGGCAAGCCCGGCACCCGGAGCAACCTTCAATGCGGCTTCCGACAGCCGTTCTGAAGGCTCTATTCCAAAAGTAGGGACGGGCGCGTTACGGAGCGCTGATATTTCCGCCTCGAATTCCCGCAAATTGGATATGAACTTGCCGACGACGTTCGGGTCATATTGCGTGCCGCTCCCCTGTATGAGTAGGTCTATGGCTTGATCGCGCGTCATCCCCTTGCGGTATTGCCGATCTTCGCGGACAGCGTCAAAACAATCCACGACAGAAAGTATTCGCGCCGTGAGCGGTATCTCTTCGCCTCTCAGTCCGTCCGGGTAACCCGTGCCATCCCACCGCTCGTGGTGGTGACGGACGACAGGGACCACAGGGTAAGGGAACTCAACGCGGCCCAAAATCTGCGCTCCCGCTATGGTGTGATACTTCATCTTCTCGAATTCTGCCGCTGTCAGCTTCCCCGGCTTGTTTAAGATGTAGTCCGGCACAGCTATTTTGCCGATGTCATGAAGCAGCGCGCCCGCTTTGAGCGCTTCTATCTCGGCCTCAGAGCATCCGAGAATTCGCGCCACTCCCGCAGCATAGATTTGCACCCGCTGGACATGCTCATGCGTGACCTCGTCTTTAGCGTTGATGGCGACGGCCAGCGCTTCAATCGTTTCGCGGTGCGCCTTATCCATCACTGCTATGCGCCTGTTTATGCTATCGCGGTATTGGCGATGGGCAAGGAAAGTCGTCAGCAGCGTCGGCCCGCCGATGGCCACCATCACAAGCAGGTTGATCTGAAGCGCGCCGTATATCAAGCTGGCCGCAGTTCCGGTCGGCAGATACATGGGGGCGGCCCAAAGAAAATCTTTCCAGCTATGCAGGATTGACTTCCCATGACGCAGCGCTATGAGCGTCGAAAGCAAAACTGCGTTTACGGTAAAATGCGCGATGCTGGCCAGAAACATTGAGATGGCGACGGCAGCAAGGCTCTGATTTGCGCCCGCGCTAGCCTGGCCGAAAATAAAGTAAAGCCCGCTGCTCAAAACGGCGGAAGCGGCTGCCGCGCTGAGCGACATCATCCCGGACGAAAACAGGTGGCTCGAAAGCAAACGGCCTCCGCGCCGCGCCAATACAAAGCTCTCAATACCAGCTATTAATATCGCAGGGTAAGGCCCATAGCAACACGCGACAAGGATCACTATCGCGTCCGTAAGAGTGAAGGTGATTACTTCTTGAGTGAATGCCAGACCTACGGGCAGCTTGAAATTCTGCGGGAACGCGCCGACGATGACGGCCAGCGGTATCAGCGCAAGCACAATCAACTGGTCCCTTGTTTCATATAGCAAGGCAAGGTTTGCACCCGAAAGCGCGCACAATGATAGACCGGCGACCGTCACAATTAACTGATAACATCGTCGGATATTTTCTCTAGTCGCTTTTTCGCGGGTCCCCATTTTCTTCCTTGATCCTCAGGCTAGCTCTTCCAGGACA
The DNA window shown above is from Blastocatellia bacterium and carries:
- a CDS encoding TIGR04282 family arsenosugar biosynthesis glycosyltransferase, which translates into the protein MLKLMQRPGERLIIFTRYPEPGRAKTRLIPALGAEGAADLHRRLTERTLATARRLATLRRLTLEVRYAGGDAALMRQWLGGGPHLRAQGDGDLGARMREAFREAFEEGCYGVVLIGTDCPDIAPATLLSAFTALGDNELVMGPARDGGYYLIGLRRAIPQLFEGINWGTDTVLRHTLQIAARLDLRYRLLEQLDDIDRPEDLRG
- a CDS encoding HD domain-containing phosphohydrolase, with the translated sequence MGTREKATRENIRRCYQLIVTVAGLSLCALSGANLALLYETRDQLIVLALIPLAVIVGAFPQNFKLPVGLAFTQEVITFTLTDAIVILVACCYGPYPAILIAGIESFVLARRGGRLLSSHLFSSGMMSLSAAAASAVLSSGLYFIFGQASAGANQSLAAVAISMFLASIAHFTVNAVLLSTLIALRHGKSILHSWKDFLWAAPMYLPTGTAASLIYGALQINLLVMVAIGGPTLLTTFLAHRQYRDSINRRIAVMDKAHRETIEALAVAINAKDEVTHEHVQRVQIYAAGVARILGCSEAEIEALKAGALLHDIGKIAVPDYILNKPGKLTAAEFEKMKYHTIAGAQILGRVEFPYPVVPVVRHHHERWDGTGYPDGLRGEEIPLTARILSVVDCFDAVREDRQYRKGMTRDQAIDLLIQGSGTQYDPNVVGKFISNLREFEAEISALRNAPVPTFGIEPSERLSEAALKVAPGAGLAEENNQPDPTARVQDVTDVLCELAESLFAARGQKEIFSALTEKLLALAPYDLCAVTLVIPGTGDNTVVHARGHQAHLLEGHTRALGEGVTGWVTANGKPFCNVDPKLDFRGTLPVEVCSYRTLAAYPMIKKNQIYGAVSLYSSTLDQYSADHLKLIERAADLAATALSSASQTTSPDVRFQSGEDDFISNTAIARQVLN